GATCTTCTGCTCTTCCAAATCCACCGTCACTGGATCTGTCGGCTTCAAACTTGCCAATTGTTGACGAACCTCTAGTGGTTGGACAATCGGCAGCATGCCATTATTGAGCTCATTATTGTAATGGATATCTCCGAAAGATCCAGCGATAACAACTTTAAAGCCATAATCAGCTAAAGCCCAGGCTGCGTGCTCCCGAGAGGAACCAGCTCCAAAATTGTCACCAGTGATCAAAATGGTCGCCTTGCGGTATTCTGGCTTGTTAAAGATAAAATCTGGATCCTCAGTATATTGGTCATCCAAATAGCGCCAAGCATACATGAGGTATTTCCCAAAACCTTTTTTATCAATCAACTTTAAAAATTGCTTGGGGAGGATTTGGTCGGTATCAATATTATCGTTCATCAAAGGAACTGTTGTTCCCGTATAAATGGTAAATTTCTCCATGCTTCCTCCTTTTACTCGACTTCTGGCATTTGGCGCACGTCGACAAAGCGACCGGCAATTGCTGCTGCAGCGGCCATTGCTGGGCTACAGAGATGGGTTTTAGCCCCAAATCCTTGGCGGTCTTCAAAGTTCCGGTTGCTAGTAGAGGCACAGTGGACTCCATCCGGCACCTTGTCCGGATTCATTCCTAGACACATGGAGCATCCTGGATCACGCCATTCAAAGCCCGCATCCATGAAGATCTTGTCTAAGCCTAATTTTTCGGCGGCTTGCTTTACCGGACGAGATCCAGGTACCACAATAGCAGTTAAGTTTGGCGCAATTTTTTTGCCTTTCACAAACTTGGCTGCCAACTCCAAATCGCTGAGACGCGCATTGGTACAAGAACCGATAAAGATATAGCCTAGTTCAATGTCTGCTGGTTTTTGGCCAGGTTCTAGATCCATATAATGATAAGCCCGTTCATCATTCATGTCGCGAAACTCTGGAAAAGGAGTCTCGAAGTCCACTCCCATAGAAGGATTGGTCCCCCAAGTCACCATCGGAGCAAGATCAGATACATCCATACGGATGACCTTATCATAAACGGCATCGTCATCACTAACCAGAGTCTTCCAATCAGCTACTGCGGCCTCAAAATCATCTGGCACACATTCACGTCCTCGGAGGTAGTCAAAGGTCGTCTCATCTGGATTCATGATCCCCATTTTGGACCCAAACTCGATCGACATGTTACAGATAGTCATGCGTTCTTCCATGGTCAAGCGATCAATTGCTTCTCCCCGATACTCTACAACGTAGCCAACTCCACAAGCAACACCGTAGCGCGCGATCAAAGCTAGGATGTAATCCTTTGAATAGATCCCTTTTTGTGGGGTTCCGGTGAATTCAACCAACATTTTCTTTGGTTTGACTTGCCAAATGGTTTGGGTAGCAAAGACATGCTCCACTTCACTGGTTCCAATCCCAAAGGCAATGGCACCAAAGGCTCCGTGGGTTGCGGTATGGCTGTCTCCACAGACAATAAATTTCCCAGGCTGGGTCCGACCGGTTTCAGGGCCCACCATATGAACGATTCCTTGCTTAGCAGAACCATGGGCAGCATGATCAATCCCAAAGTCCACCACATTCTCAGCTAATTTATCAATCTGGGCTTTTGAAATCACATCTCGAATATCAAAAATATTGACCGTTGGAACATTGTGATCAAAGGTTCCAAAGGTTAAATCGGGTCGTCGAACCTTGCGACCTGCATCCCGTAATCCTTGAAAGGCTTGCGGACTCGTCACTTCGTGGATATAGTGTTGGTCCACATACATGAGTTGGGGTTGCCCTTCCACTCCTGTAATCACGTGGCGGTCCCAAAGTTTATCAAAGATAGATTTTCCACTCATCATCTTTCTCCATTTATCTTCTTGTTAGGAAATCCATTGAAGGATTAGAAAGAGGGCACCTGCTAA
The Streptococcus parasanguinis genome window above contains:
- the leuD gene encoding 3-isopropylmalate dehydratase small subunit, giving the protein MEKFTIYTGTTVPLMNDNIDTDQILPKQFLKLIDKKGFGKYLMYAWRYLDDQYTEDPDFIFNKPEYRKATILITGDNFGAGSSREHAAWALADYGFKVVIAGSFGDIHYNNELNNGMLPIVQPLEVRQQLASLKPTDPVTVDLEEQKIISPVGEFRFEIDQDWKHKLLNGLDDIGITLQYEDLIAAYEKNRPAYWQ
- the leuC gene encoding 3-isopropylmalate dehydratase large subunit, with the translated sequence MSGKSIFDKLWDRHVITGVEGQPQLMYVDQHYIHEVTSPQAFQGLRDAGRKVRRPDLTFGTFDHNVPTVNIFDIRDVISKAQIDKLAENVVDFGIDHAAHGSAKQGIVHMVGPETGRTQPGKFIVCGDSHTATHGAFGAIAFGIGTSEVEHVFATQTIWQVKPKKMLVEFTGTPQKGIYSKDYILALIARYGVACGVGYVVEYRGEAIDRLTMEERMTICNMSIEFGSKMGIMNPDETTFDYLRGRECVPDDFEAAVADWKTLVSDDDAVYDKVIRMDVSDLAPMVTWGTNPSMGVDFETPFPEFRDMNDERAYHYMDLEPGQKPADIELGYIFIGSCTNARLSDLELAAKFVKGKKIAPNLTAIVVPGSRPVKQAAEKLGLDKIFMDAGFEWRDPGCSMCLGMNPDKVPDGVHCASTSNRNFEDRQGFGAKTHLCSPAMAAAAAIAGRFVDVRQMPEVE